The Pseudomonadota bacterium genome has a window encoding:
- a CDS encoding ABC transporter permease yields MSDAVDFTVLHDDEDRAILHFTGLLDITTAGEINQRLGALDQHIDIIDLQEVEAVDTVGAWIVHKLRRDHIAEVRHASPEAMRLMGAVASADEPGRVRAPQLIAPLRILAEMGEATARAFGSMFGIIGFIGALLSTTAGLLRHPSRFRWRALIRQFELVGVTALGIVGLMSFLIGIVIAQQGAVQLRQFGAEIFTINLVGRLTLRELGVLMTAIMVAGRSGSAFAAQIGTMKLTEEVDAMRTIGVSPMEALVLPRVMAAVLMMPLLGFFSSIVAMIGGAMLCAVTLDIPPTTFITTIQQVVPMYDLWVGLIKAPVFGAIVALSGCYQGMLVSGNAEDVGLRTTAAVVQAIFMVIVLDAFFAVFFTWVGWG; encoded by the coding sequence ATGAGTGACGCGGTGGATTTTACTGTCCTGCATGATGATGAGGATCGTGCGATACTGCATTTCACCGGCCTTCTCGACATCACCACCGCCGGCGAAATCAATCAGCGGCTCGGCGCGCTTGACCAGCATATCGATATTATCGACCTGCAGGAGGTGGAGGCAGTCGATACCGTTGGCGCCTGGATCGTCCACAAATTGCGGCGCGACCATATTGCCGAAGTGCGCCATGCCTCGCCCGAGGCAATGCGGCTGATGGGCGCCGTAGCCAGCGCCGACGAGCCGGGCCGGGTGCGCGCACCGCAACTGATCGCGCCGTTGAGGATCCTCGCCGAAATGGGCGAAGCTACGGCACGCGCTTTTGGCAGCATGTTCGGCATTATCGGTTTTATCGGCGCGCTGCTCTCTACCACTGCCGGTCTGCTTCGCCATCCATCGCGCTTTCGCTGGCGCGCCCTGATCCGCCAGTTCGAGCTGGTTGGCGTCACCGCGCTCGGCATTGTCGGGCTTATGAGCTTCCTCATCGGCATCGTGATTGCGCAACAGGGCGCGGTGCAGCTGCGCCAGTTCGGTGCCGAGATTTTCACCATCAACCTGGTCGGCCGGCTGACGCTGCGCGAGCTGGGGGTGCTGATGACCGCGATCATGGTCGCCGGGCGCTCCGGCTCGGCCTTTGCGGCGCAGATCGGCACGATGAAGCTGACCGAGGAAGTCGATGCGATGCGCACCATCGGGGTCTCGCCAATGGAGGCACTGGTGCTGCCACGGGTGATGGCGGCGGTGCTGATGATGCCGCTGCTCGGCTTTTTTTCATCCATAGTCGCAATGATTGGCGGTGCCATGCTGTGCGCAGTCACGCTCGACATTCCACCGACCACCTTCATCACCACCATCCAGCAGGTGGTGCCGATGTATGACCTGTGGGTCGGGCTGATCAAGGCCCCGGTATTCGGTGCCATTGTCGCGCTCTCCGGCTGCTATCAGGGCATGCTCGTCTCCGGCAATGCCGAGGATGTCGGGCTGCGCACCACCGCCGCCGTGGTCCAGGCGATCTTCATGGTGATCGTGCTCGACGCCTTTTTCGCGGTGTTCTTCACCTGGGTCGGCTGGGGCTGA
- a CDS encoding sterol desaturase family protein → MEIDLPDPTQIAVPLFIAAILLEIWVVRTKARDSYDPQDTFTSLMLGLGSTVAGLLTGGFFLAIAFAVYEYRIFDFGFVWWAWPVAFVLDDLAYYWKHRLGHRMRWMWAAHVIHHSSQHYNLSTALRQTWTGALTPGFIISLPMFLLGFHPLLVAFCGGINLIYQFWIHTEAIDKMPRWFEAVMNTPSHHRVHHATNPRYLDSNYAGVFIIWDKMFGSFTPETDEEEIRYGIVKQLGSFNVLWAAFHEWIGMAQDIWQAPSWSARLSYLIRPPGWTPDNSRLTSDSIKARWRAEREDAAQKGDAKALPPAVEPAE, encoded by the coding sequence ATGGAAATCGATCTTCCCGATCCGACACAGATAGCGGTGCCGCTGTTCATCGCGGCGATCCTGCTGGAAATCTGGGTCGTGCGGACAAAGGCGCGCGACAGCTATGATCCGCAGGATACCTTCACTTCACTGATGCTCGGCCTTGGCAGCACTGTGGCCGGGTTGCTCACCGGTGGCTTCTTTCTCGCCATCGCTTTTGCGGTTTATGAATATCGCATCTTCGATTTCGGTTTCGTCTGGTGGGCCTGGCCGGTGGCGTTTGTGCTCGACGATCTGGCCTATTACTGGAAGCATCGCCTTGGCCATCGCATGCGCTGGATGTGGGCGGCGCATGTTATCCATCATAGCAGCCAGCATTATAATCTCTCGACCGCGCTGCGGCAGACCTGGACCGGCGCGCTGACGCCGGGCTTCATCATCAGCCTGCCGATGTTTCTGCTCGGCTTTCACCCGCTGCTGGTGGCATTTTGTGGCGGCATCAACCTGATCTACCAGTTCTGGATTCATACCGAGGCGATCGACAAAATGCCGCGCTGGTTCGAGGCGGTGATGAACACCCCATCGCACCATCGCGTCCATCATGCCACCAATCCGCGCTATCTCGACAGCAACTATGCCGGGGTCTTCATCATCTGGGACAAGATGTTCGGTTCTTTCACGCCGGAGACCGATGAGGAAGAGATTCGCTATGGCATCGTCAAGCAGCTCGGCAGTTTCAATGTGCTGTGGGCGGCGTTCCATGAATGGATCGGCATGGCGCAGGATATCTGGCAAGCACCGAGCTGGAGCGCGCGGTTGTCCTATCTCATCCGGCCACCGGGCTGGACCCCGGATAACAGCCGCCTCACCAGCGACTCGATCAAGGCGCGCTGGCGGGCCGAGCGGGAGGATGCTGCACAGAAGGGCGATGCAAAGGCGCTTCCCCCGGCGGTGGAACCGGCGGAATAA
- the recQ gene encoding DNA helicase RecQ has translation MTDIAAVNPQEILRRTFGFSGFRGRQEAVIRRVLEGRHTLAVMPTGAGKSLCYQLPALARPGTAIVISPLIALMHDQIRAARAVGIKAAAMTSADSDNAATAERLRAGDLDLLYVAPERATGAGFQNLLSAVDIALFAIDEAHCVSEWGHDFRPDYRLLRPLLDRFADAPRLALTATADKTTREDILRQLGIAANGLILAGFDRPNIHYAATPRQNLGSQITAFLARNTGAGIVYAPSRKKTEKIAAHIAATGRSVGVYHAGLAPEERARTQADFVRSEDMVMVATIAFGMGIDKPDVRFVVHAALPKSVEAYYQETGRAGRDGDPAEAQMFWGADDFARARQRLGEVDESRLASERARLNALAALVEAPGCRRMVLLRHFGEDPPGPCGYCDNCDNPPNVLDATEMARKLLSAVYRTGQSFGIMHLEKVLTGREDDKVLARGHDRLSVFGIVDAEEARLLRPVMWTLMAHEMLVTTDHGGLALGPAARPVLRGEQPVMIAEPPQKKRPARGRSQTPNPVGDPLFDALRAKRKALADARNVPPYVVFHDSVLRAFAAERPASPVEMAEISGVGAKKLEAYGDAFLDVIRQYSG, from the coding sequence ATGACCGACATTGCTGCTGTAAATCCGCAGGAGATATTGCGCCGGACCTTTGGCTTTTCCGGCTTTCGCGGGCGGCAAGAGGCGGTGATCCGCCGGGTTCTTGAGGGACGCCATACGCTGGCGGTGATGCCCACAGGCGCGGGCAAATCGCTCTGCTATCAGCTGCCGGCGCTGGCGCGTCCAGGGACTGCCATTGTTATTTCGCCGCTGATTGCGCTGATGCATGACCAGATCCGTGCCGCCAGGGCTGTGGGCATAAAGGCGGCAGCGATGACATCGGCCGACAGCGACAATGCCGCCACGGCGGAGCGTTTGCGTGCGGGGGATCTAGACCTGCTTTATGTTGCCCCCGAGCGGGCCACTGGCGCCGGTTTCCAGAATCTGCTGAGCGCTGTCGATATTGCGCTGTTCGCTATAGATGAGGCGCATTGCGTTTCCGAATGGGGCCATGATTTCCGCCCCGATTATCGCCTGCTCAGACCGCTGCTCGACCGGTTTGCCGATGCGCCGCGGCTGGCGCTGACAGCGACCGCCGACAAGACCACGCGTGAGGATATATTGCGCCAGCTCGGCATTGCCGCCAATGGCCTGATACTCGCCGGTTTCGATCGGCCCAATATTCACTATGCTGCTACTCCGCGCCAGAATCTTGGCAGCCAGATTACAGCATTTCTTGCACGCAATACTGGTGCGGGCATTGTCTATGCGCCGAGCCGCAAAAAGACCGAGAAGATTGCCGCACACATCGCAGCCACGGGCCGTTCTGTTGGCGTCTATCATGCTGGCCTGGCGCCAGAGGAACGGGCCCGGACGCAAGCCGATTTTGTACGGTCGGAAGATATGGTGATGGTTGCCACCATTGCCTTTGGCATGGGTATAGACAAGCCGGATGTACGCTTTGTCGTTCACGCCGCGTTGCCGAAATCGGTTGAAGCCTATTATCAGGAAACCGGCCGTGCCGGTCGCGACGGTGATCCTGCCGAGGCGCAGATGTTCTGGGGCGCCGATGATTTTGCCAGAGCGAGGCAGAGGCTGGGCGAGGTTGATGAAAGCCGTCTGGCGAGCGAGCGGGCCCGGCTCAATGCGCTGGCGGCTCTGGTAGAGGCTCCGGGCTGCCGCAGGATGGTGTTGCTGCGGCATTTCGGCGAAGATCCGCCCGGGCCTTGCGGCTATTGCGATAATTGCGACAATCCCCCCAATGTGCTCGATGCAACCGAGATGGCGCGCAAACTGCTCAGCGCCGTGTATCGCACCGGGCAGAGCTTCGGCATCATGCATCTGGAAAAGGTGCTGACCGGGCGCGAGGATGACAAGGTTTTGGCGCGCGGTCACGACCGGCTGTCTGTGTTCGGCATAGTCGATGCTGAGGAAGCACGGCTGCTGCGTCCGGTGATGTGGACTTTGATGGCGCATGAGATGCTGGTTACCACAGATCATGGCGGGTTGGCGCTTGGACCGGCAGCTCGCCCGGTGCTCCGTGGTGAACAGCCGGTGATGATTGCCGAACCGCCGCAGAAAAAACGTCCTGCGCGCGGGCGCTCGCAAACGCCCAATCCGGTGGGCGATCCGCTGTTCGATGCACTGCGCGCCAAACGCAAGGCCTTGGCTGATGCGCGCAATGTGCCGCCCTATGTGGTGTTTCATGACAGCGTGCTGCGGGCATTCGCTGCCGAGCGCCCGGCATCGCCGGTGGAAATGGCGGAGATATCGGGCGTCGGTGCCAAGAAGCTTGAAGCCTATGGCGATGCGTTTCTGGATGTGATCCGGCAATATTCGGGCTAG
- a CDS encoding TIGR01244 family sulfur transferase: MNRLPALFLSTLPVLAACNEVPDRAVAAPAADRDAAVPSPQSENPSMFRTLTPDMLVAPQISVADIATAKEQGVTLIVNNRPDGEAPDQPAGAEIQAAAEAAGIDYVAIPVGHSGFSAPQIEALNTALTRHEDGKTLAYCRSGTRSTFLWSLARAQQGVAPSELARLAGNAGYDISPLTPMLDALSGKASE, from the coding sequence ATGAACAGGCTTCCTGCCCTCTTCCTTTCGACCTTGCCTGTGCTCGCAGCCTGTAACGAGGTGCCCGATCGCGCCGTTGCGGCCCCGGCTGCGGATCGCGATGCTGCCGTTCCTTCCCCCCAGTCGGAGAATCCATCCATGTTTCGTACCCTGACCCCGGATATGCTTGTCGCGCCGCAGATCAGCGTCGCCGATATCGCCACCGCCAAGGAACAGGGGGTGACGCTGATCGTCAACAACCGCCCCGATGGCGAAGCGCCGGACCAGCCTGCCGGTGCCGAGATACAGGCAGCCGCCGAGGCAGCGGGTATCGATTATGTCGCGATTCCCGTTGGCCATTCCGGCTTTTCGGCGCCGCAGATCGAGGCGCTGAACACCGCATTGACGAGGCATGAGGACGGCAAGACGCTGGCCTATTGCCGCTCGGGCACGCGCTCGACCTTTTTATGGTCGCTGGCCCGGGCGCAACAGGGCGTCGCTCCGTCGGAACTGGCGCGGCTGGCGGGCAATGCCGGCTATGATATCAGCCCCTTGACCCCGATGCTCGACGCGCTTTCGGGCAAGGCGAGCGAGTGA
- a CDS encoding ABC transporter ATP-binding protein/permease, which produces MPPDSSSQNDALPDWSVIRRFLPYLWPKDAPELRLRIIAALALILIGKAIVLSMPFAYKAAVDAMSGDTPPAVLVIMALAGLYAVARFGAVVADNIRNIVFERVGQRATQQLAEHVFVRLHSLSLRFHLARRTGEITKVIERGTKSIDIMLYFLLFNIAPTIIELTAVLVIFWINFGWPLVVATLVMVVGYIVFTSRITEWRSKLRAEMNNLDSEALAKAVDSLLNYETVKYFGAEERESARYQTATRAYADAAVTSENSLALLNIGQSFITNLMMGGAMAFTVWGWSTGQLSVGDLVLVNGLLLQLFRPLDLLGMVYRTIRQGLVDMAAMFRLIDTEAEVTDKPGAPPLALTDTAVRFDNVCFGYDEDRTILNGLSFEVAAGETLAIVGPSGAGKSTIARLLFRFYDAKSGAVMIGGENVANVTQASVRAAIGIVPQDTVLFNDSIGYNIAYGHGDAGEATVKVAAQGAAIADFIEDLPQGYDTPVGERGLKLSGGEKQRVAIARTLVKNPPILILDEATSALDSRTEEAILDTLRDIAKKRTTLVIAHRLSTVTNADRIIVLDQGKVAESGTHQQLLAKNGLYAEMWARQAADASADQGEMETVRS; this is translated from the coding sequence ATGCCACCCGATAGCTCCAGCCAGAATGACGCGCTGCCCGACTGGAGCGTAATCCGCCGTTTTCTGCCCTATCTCTGGCCGAAGGACGCACCGGAGCTGCGGCTGCGGATCATCGCGGCGCTCGCACTGATCCTGATCGGCAAGGCCATCGTGCTGTCCATGCCGTTCGCCTACAAGGCAGCGGTCGATGCAATGTCGGGCGATACGCCACCGGCGGTGCTGGTGATCATGGCGCTGGCCGGGCTGTACGCAGTGGCGCGCTTCGGCGCAGTGGTGGCCGACAATATCCGCAATATCGTGTTCGAGCGGGTCGGCCAGCGTGCAACGCAGCAACTGGCCGAGCATGTCTTTGTCCGGCTGCACAGCCTTTCGCTGCGCTTTCATCTGGCGCGACGCACCGGTGAGATCACCAAGGTCATAGAGCGCGGCACCAAGAGCATCGATATCATGCTCTATTTCCTGCTGTTCAATATCGCCCCCACGATCATCGAGCTGACCGCGGTGCTGGTCATCTTCTGGATCAATTTCGGCTGGCCTTTGGTCGTTGCAACGCTGGTGATGGTTGTGGGCTATATTGTGTTTACCAGCCGCATAACCGAATGGCGCAGCAAGCTGCGCGCCGAGATGAACAATCTCGACAGCGAGGCTTTGGCCAAGGCGGTGGACTCGTTGCTGAACTATGAGACAGTGAAATATTTCGGTGCAGAGGAGCGCGAAAGCGCCCGCTATCAGACTGCAACCCGGGCCTATGCCGATGCCGCTGTTACATCGGAAAATTCCCTGGCGCTGCTCAATATCGGTCAGTCTTTCATTACCAATCTGATGATGGGCGGCGCCATGGCGTTCACCGTCTGGGGCTGGTCCACCGGCCAGCTGAGTGTGGGCGATCTTGTGCTGGTCAACGGGCTTTTGCTGCAGCTGTTCCGGCCGCTCGACCTGCTCGGCATGGTCTATCGCACCATCCGCCAGGGGCTGGTCGACATGGCGGCAATGTTCCGGCTGATCGATACCGAGGCGGAGGTCACCGACAAGCCCGGAGCACCGCCGCTGGCGCTCACCGATACCGCGGTGCGCTTCGATAATGTTTGCTTCGGCTATGATGAGGACCGGACCATCCTCAACGGCCTGAGTTTTGAAGTCGCCGCCGGGGAAACGCTGGCCATTGTCGGGCCGTCAGGCGCCGGCAAGTCGACCATCGCCCGGCTGCTGTTCCGCTTCTATGATGCGAAAAGCGGCGCGGTGATGATTGGCGGCGAGAATGTCGCCAATGTCACCCAGGCTTCGGTGCGTGCCGCTATTGGCATCGTGCCGCAGGATACGGTGCTGTTCAATGACAGCATCGGCTATAACATTGCCTATGGTCATGGCGATGCCGGTGAGGCGACGGTAAAGGTGGCGGCGCAGGGTGCGGCCATCGCAGACTTTATAGAAGATCTGCCCCAGGGCTATGATACGCCTGTGGGCGAGCGCGGACTCAAATTATCGGGCGGCGAGAAGCAGCGCGTCGCCATTGCCCGGACACTGGTCAAGAACCCGCCGATCCTGATCCTTGATGAAGCCACCAGCGCGCTCGACAGTCGCACCGAAGAGGCGATCTTGGATACGCTGCGCGATATCGCCAAAAAGCGCACCACGCTGGTGATCGCTCACCGGCTGTCGACCGTTACCAACGCCGACCGGATCATCGTGCTCGATCAGGGCAAGGTCGCAGAGAGCGGCACGCACCAGCAGCTGCTTGCGAAAAACGGTCTTTATGCCGAAATGTGGGCGCGTCAGGCTGCTGATGCTTCTGCGGATCAGGGTGAGATGGAGACGGTCAGATCATGA
- a CDS encoding MlaD family protein, which translates to METRANHIWVGAVTLTLLLGVALFIVWLARFGDGDMKQYDIFFKQSVSGLAVGSGVSFSGVNAGQVTEVQLWDKDPEFVRVRISVDDNIPILQGTTATIQSISFTAPPQIQLDGALKGQDPITTPGPEGVPVIPTKPGALGELLSNAPLLIERLATLTERLTQTLSPENQESIAALLANSAEITEALSKDAPQIGQSLQELQATLRSAQATLDKYGALADSANGLLGKEGTALATELRQTLDSAQGAMDELQRTAAAAQPGLAEFSNETLPQTEALIRDLRATSAALTAITEKLDQEGAGALLGSPALPDYEP; encoded by the coding sequence ATGGAAACACGCGCAAACCATATCTGGGTCGGTGCCGTCACCCTTACCCTGCTGCTCGGTGTCGCCTTGTTCATCGTCTGGCTGGCGCGCTTCGGCGACGGCGACATGAAGCAATATGACATCTTCTTCAAACAGTCGGTCAGCGGTCTTGCGGTTGGTTCGGGCGTCTCCTTTTCCGGGGTCAATGCCGGACAGGTGACCGAGGTGCAGCTCTGGGACAAGGATCCCGAATTTGTCCGTGTGCGCATATCGGTCGATGACAATATCCCGATATTGCAGGGCACCACCGCAACTATCCAGAGCATCAGCTTCACCGCGCCGCCGCAAATCCAGCTCGATGGCGCGCTCAAGGGCCAGGATCCGATCACCACGCCGGGACCCGAGGGTGTGCCCGTCATCCCGACCAAGCCGGGAGCGCTGGGCGAGCTGCTCAGCAATGCGCCGCTGCTGATCGAGCGACTGGCGACGCTGACCGAGAGGCTGACCCAGACATTGTCGCCGGAAAACCAGGAATCCATTGCGGCGCTGCTCGCCAATTCGGCGGAGATCACCGAGGCGTTGTCGAAAGATGCGCCGCAAATCGGCCAGTCACTGCAGGAATTACAGGCGACGTTGCGGAGCGCCCAGGCCACGCTCGACAAATATGGCGCGCTCGCCGACAGCGCCAACGGACTGCTCGGGAAAGAAGGTACGGCGCTGGCCACCGAGTTGCGCCAGACACTGGACAGCGCCCAGGGTGCAATGGACGAATTGCAGCGCACCGCTGCTGCGGCACAACCGGGTCTGGCGGAATTCTCCAACGAGACACTGCCACAGACCGAAGCCCTGATCCGCGACTTGCGGGCGACCTCTGCCGCGCTCACCGCGATCACCGAAAAACTCGACCAAGAAGGTGCCGGCGCTCTGCTCGGTTCCCCTGCGCTGCCGGACTATGAACCATGA
- a CDS encoding HAD-IB family hydrolase encodes MREMVIYDMDKTVTLKATYAAFLMHVAWRVAPWRLLLVPVSALLGLGYLAGLVGRSRLKELNQQLFVGAAIALDRIAPHVESYADKVVAHNIRPGARRRITADREAGCLLMMATASYELYAAAIARRLGFDVVLGTKLVCDSDGRVTARIDGDNCYGEAKRECIENWRNHHAGENGAVQVVRTYSDHVSDVPMLLLGAEPVAINPHQPLAEYARTHGWHIVDWRT; translated from the coding sequence ATGCGCGAAATGGTGATTTACGACATGGACAAGACCGTCACGCTAAAGGCGACCTATGCCGCCTTTCTGATGCATGTCGCATGGCGTGTCGCGCCGTGGCGATTGTTGCTGGTGCCGGTTTCGGCACTGCTTGGACTGGGCTATCTCGCAGGTCTGGTCGGGCGTTCGCGGCTCAAAGAGTTGAACCAGCAGCTGTTTGTCGGTGCGGCGATAGCGCTCGATCGCATCGCGCCGCATGTCGAGAGCTATGCCGACAAGGTGGTGGCGCACAATATCCGCCCCGGCGCGCGCCGCCGGATCACCGCCGATCGCGAAGCCGGATGCCTGTTGATGATGGCCACCGCTTCCTATGAGCTTTATGCGGCGGCGATCGCCAGACGACTGGGTTTCGATGTCGTGCTGGGGACGAAGCTGGTCTGTGATAGCGATGGACGGGTCACGGCGCGGATCGATGGCGATAATTGCTATGGCGAGGCCAAGCGCGAGTGCATCGAAAATTGGCGCAACCACCATGCCGGCGAGAATGGCGCGGTGCAGGTGGTGCGGACATATTCTGACCATGTCTCTGATGTTCCGATGCTTTTATTGGGCGCCGAACCAGTTGCCATAAACCCGCATCAACCATTGGCCGAATATGCCAGAACGCATGGCTGGCATATTGTGGATTGGCGGACATAA
- a CDS encoding ABC transporter ATP-binding protein, with product MEKNENATPENGAGEPIISIRGLRNAFGEQVVHEHLDLDVRRGEIIGVVGGSGTGKSVLMRSIIGLQQPEQGEITVLGKNVCGGDRSYLGIRRRWGVLFQGGALFSTLTVGENVTVPMKEFYPNIPQDLRHEIALYKIVLSGLPSNAANKYPSELSGGMKKRAGLARALALDPDLLFLDEPTAGLDPIGAAAFDELTRELQQTLGLTVFLITHDLDTLYEICDRVAVLADKRVIAVGTIDELLATDHPWIQEYFNGPRGRAAKSSFTRAHEQD from the coding sequence ATGGAAAAAAACGAAAACGCAACCCCGGAAAATGGCGCTGGCGAGCCGATCATCAGCATTCGCGGCCTGCGCAACGCCTTTGGCGAGCAGGTGGTGCACGAGCATCTCGACCTCGATGTCCGTCGCGGCGAGATTATCGGCGTTGTCGGCGGTTCGGGCACCGGCAAATCGGTGCTGATGCGTTCGATCATCGGGCTGCAGCAACCCGAGCAGGGCGAAATAACCGTGCTCGGCAAAAATGTCTGCGGCGGTGACCGCAGCTATCTCGGCATTCGCCGCCGCTGGGGCGTATTGTTTCAGGGCGGGGCGCTGTTCTCGACCCTGACAGTCGGCGAGAATGTTACCGTGCCGATGAAGGAGTTTTACCCCAATATCCCCCAGGATCTGCGGCACGAAATCGCGCTGTACAAGATCGTGCTTTCCGGCCTGCCGTCCAATGCCGCCAATAAATATCCTTCCGAACTGTCGGGCGGCATGAAGAAACGCGCCGGTCTCGCCCGGGCGCTGGCGCTCGACCCCGATCTGCTGTTCCTCGACGAGCCGACCGCCGGGCTCGACCCGATCGGTGCCGCCGCTTTTGACGAGCTGACGCGAGAATTGCAGCAGACACTGGGCCTCACCGTATTTCTCATCACCCATGACCTCGACACGCTGTACGAGATTTGCGACCGCGTCGCGGTGCTGGCGGACAAGCGGGTGATTGCCGTCGGCACCATCGACGAACTGCTGGCCACCGACCATCCATGGATTCAGGAATATTTCAACGGACCGCGAGGCCGCGCGGCAAAATCCTCTTTCACCCGTGCGCATGAGCAGGATTGA
- a CDS encoding TonB-dependent receptor has product MTATQDEEAVISSTDPEPQSPPELTTDSAPRPTRENGRDIYAPEAFSRFNPRSALDMVQQIPGFTISGSDANERGLGQAQQNVLINGQRISGKSNDAETALSRINASAVERLEILDGATLNIAGLSGQVLNLVVSRQGLTGNFSWNPVLRQRLEDDWFSGEVSVSGKLGKADFTITVENDARRQGGFGPERVTGPDGDLLFLRDEFARFFSDRPALTLFYGRTSDAGSIFNFNGRFQIQNFSTEIDTLRTQEGVADILEPFSSREDERNFEISADYDFALGGGRLKLIGFQRYEHSPTVDQFLRLFGDDQTDTGSLFDQTADEGESIARAEYGWRSKNGNDWQIAAEGAFNFLDIEAELFSLDPNGEFVPQQLDNATSRVEELRGEVILTYGRRLASNLTLQSNFGGEYSEISQTGPFGLTRSFVRPKGSVALTWNTNSNLDLNFTLERNVGQLNFFDFIAQPNLGNEIENGGNPELVPEQNWNFEIEAQQSLGSLGNMNLRLFYTLISDIIDRVPITDTLEAPGNLDSAWRLGAELNGTLLFDDLGIPGARLDTSLFWQTSRVDDPLTGVSRRINDDRIYTIDLTFRHDVPETEVAWGATFFRRENSSNFRLDLRSLSFETKPDLGLFFEHKNVAGMTARLNLTNILQLNNGFLREFSEDRRDGPIAFTERRERAFGQIVSLDVTGTF; this is encoded by the coding sequence GTGACTGCGACGCAGGATGAAGAGGCGGTCATATCCTCGACTGATCCGGAGCCGCAGTCTCCGCCGGAACTGACCACCGATAGCGCACCGCGTCCAACACGCGAAAATGGCCGTGATATCTATGCGCCAGAGGCTTTTTCCCGGTTCAATCCGCGCTCGGCGCTGGACATGGTGCAGCAAATCCCCGGTTTCACCATCTCTGGCTCTGACGCCAATGAGCGTGGTCTGGGTCAGGCGCAGCAAAATGTGCTGATCAATGGCCAGCGCATTTCCGGCAAAAGCAACGATGCTGAAACCGCACTCAGCCGGATTAATGCATCGGCAGTCGAGCGGTTGGAGATATTGGATGGCGCCACCCTGAATATTGCCGGACTGTCAGGTCAGGTACTCAATCTGGTGGTGTCGCGTCAGGGGCTGACCGGGAATTTCAGCTGGAATCCGGTACTGCGCCAGCGGCTGGAAGATGACTGGTTCAGCGGCGAAGTCTCTGTTAGCGGCAAGCTGGGCAAGGCAGATTTCACCATCACGGTCGAAAATGATGCACGACGGCAGGGCGGATTTGGTCCCGAGCGCGTAACCGGACCTGATGGCGATCTGCTGTTCCTGCGCGATGAGTTTGCCCGTTTCTTCTCCGACCGCCCGGCGCTGACACTGTTTTATGGTCGCACCAGCGATGCCGGGTCTATCTTCAACTTTAACGGCCGTTTCCAGATCCAGAATTTCAGCACCGAGATCGATACTCTGCGGACGCAGGAGGGTGTTGCCGATATATTGGAGCCATTTAGCAGCCGAGAAGACGAGCGCAATTTCGAGATCAGCGCCGATTATGATTTTGCACTGGGCGGTGGCCGGCTGAAGCTGATTGGCTTTCAGCGTTATGAGCACAGCCCGACAGTGGACCAGTTTCTGAGACTATTTGGCGATGATCAGACGGATACCGGCAGCCTGTTTGACCAGACAGCCGATGAAGGTGAGAGTATTGCCCGCGCCGAATATGGCTGGCGCTCCAAAAATGGCAATGACTGGCAGATTGCCGCCGAGGGGGCATTCAACTTCCTCGATATCGAAGCGGAACTGTTCAGTCTTGATCCCAATGGCGAATTTGTGCCGCAACAGCTCGATAACGCCACCAGCCGGGTTGAGGAATTGCGCGGCGAGGTCATCCTTACCTATGGCCGTCGCTTGGCGTCTAATCTCACGCTGCAATCCAATTTTGGTGGGGAATATAGCGAGATTTCACAAACAGGGCCCTTTGGCCTTACGCGCAGTTTCGTTCGCCCCAAGGGTTCGGTCGCCCTGACATGGAACACCAATTCCAATCTTGACCTTAATTTCACGCTGGAGCGCAATGTCGGGCAGCTCAATTTCTTTGACTTTATTGCCCAGCCAAATCTCGGCAATGAGATAGAAAATGGTGGCAATCCTGAGCTGGTTCCGGAGCAGAACTGGAATTTCGAGATAGAGGCACAGCAAAGTCTCGGTTCGCTGGGCAATATGAATTTGCGGTTATTCTATACACTGATCAGCGATATTATTGATCGTGTTCCGATTACCGATACGCTTGAAGCGCCCGGCAATCTCGATAGCGCGTGGCGGCTGGGTGCGGAGTTGAACGGCACATTGCTGTTCGATGATCTCGGTATTCCCGGTGCACGGCTGGATACATCGCTTTTCTGGCAAACAAGTCGGGTCGATGATCCTTTGACCGGGGTATCGCGCCGCATCAATGATGATCGTATTTACACTATTGACCTTACTTTCCGGCACGACGTGCCGGAGACAGAAGTCGCTTGGGGGGCGACATTTTTCCGTCGGGAAAACTCCAGCAATTTCCGGCTGGACCTGCGCAGCCTGAGCTTTGAAACAAAGCCGGATCTGGGCCTGTTCTTTGAGCACAAAAATGTGGCGGGAATGACCGCCAGACTTAATCTGACCAATATATTGCAGCTGAATAATGGCTTTTTGCGTGAATTCTCCGAGGATCGCCGCGATGGCCCCATTGCCTTTACCGAACGGCGCGAGCGGGCTTTTGGCCAGATCGTTTCGCTGGATGTGACCGGCACCTTCTAG